Part of the Spiribacter salinus M19-40 genome, TCTGGGGCCTTGCGAGCGTCTTTGCGCTCACCGGCTTTATGGGCTTCACACTCGGGCCCATCGTCAGTCTGTATCTCTCAGCCTTCAGCAACGGCGCTGAGCTGGTCATGATGGCGCTGGGCGGCACGGGCGTTACCTTCCTGGGGCTGTCGGCTTATGCCCTGACCAGCCAGCGCGATTTCAGCTTCATGCGCGGATTCATTTTCGCCGGTGTCCTGGTGGCCTTTGCCGGCGCGATCATTGCCATCATCTTTTCGGTGCCGGCACTCTCGCTTGCGGTCAGCGCAGCCTTTGTCGTGCTGATGAGTGCGCTGATTCTCTACCAGACGAGCGAGATCATTCACGGCGGTGAGACCAACTACATCATGGCCACCATTACGCTGTACGTGACGATCTACAACCTGTTCCTGAGCCTGTTGCAGCTGCTCGCGGCCTTCGCTGGCGAGCGGTAACGGTTATTCGTTAACCGTAAACCGGACCGGCACCGTTATCCTCAGACGCCCCCCGGCCAACGCAGAGGCCGGGGGGGCCGGAACGGGGTTCGCACGAGATACCATCTCGTGAACCGCTTCATTCAATAAGTCATGCCGACTAGGCGACGCCAGGCGGTGATCCAGAATGCGGCCCGCTGCATCGATATCCAGCGCCAGTCGAACGTCGCCCTCCAGCGCCCGCAACAGGGCGCGCCGGGGATAACGGCGATACTGCGCAAGATGCGCCTGTAACTCGGCTTTCCAATCCGCTTCTTCTGCTTTTCCGCTTACCCCTTCCCCAGCCGACGGCTCCAGCGGGGTTGGCGCTGGCTGCTCCGTCAATTCGGGCTCGGGCTCGGGTTCTGCTTCCGGTTCAGGCGTCGACTGCGCCGGAGCCGGCGCTTCTGACGGCAACTCGGGCAACGGTGAACGGGGCTCGACAACCGATGAGTCGGTGGTGGTGGTTGTGGCCAGCGCCGAATGCTGAGCAGGCGCAACAACGGAAAGGCGGGCAGGTTCGCCCCCCGCCGGCGCTGTTTGATCCGGTGATGCATTCTGAAGCATTGCCCACCCGCCAAGCGCTGCGATATGCACGCCCAGGGAAAGAGCCAAGGGGAATCGCATCGGGTGACGAAAGCCGATCAACTACTCCTCCCGTTCAGGCAAATGCAGGTGGACGGGGCCCAGCCCGGCATCCTCCAAGCGCCGAACCAGACCCATCACCGTGTTCGCCTCCACGGCGCCATCGGCGGTAATTAGAACGCCCCCCATCGCATCCTCGCCTTCGAGCCGCTTGATTAGGGCGTTCTCAGACAGTCGCTTGCCGCCCCAGGCGAGCGAACCAGCCGAGGAAACGGCAACTCTGGCGGGTTCCTCGAAGTCGGCCGACTCGCCCTCGCCTCGCACAGGATCGAGCGCGAACGGCGGCGGTGTAATGAGCGCCGAGCTCATCATCAGGAAAATCAGGACCAGGAAAACGACGTTGATTAACGCCAGAAGCGGATCACCCTGGGTCCGCCGTCCTGTGGCGCTGAGATTGGCCAGCAACCCGCGCCTGATCATTCCACGGGTTCCATGAGCTGGATCTCGTCTACACCGGCGGCCTCCAGACGTTCGATGGCATCCATCAGGGCCTGCAGGCCAACGCCCTCGCCAGCCTGCAGGGTCAACGCCGGCGGCTGCCCCTCAGCTGCAGGCGGGAGCGCCTCCCATTTCGCCGCAATGCTCGCCGCCGTTTCCGTCTCGGCGCGTGGCGATCCGGCTGTCGCCGCCGCATCGACGGGCACGAGGCCTCGAGACGTGACCTGATAAGCCAGCGCGTCCTCCACGCTATCGCCAGTGCTTGCGCCACCAGGTATCAGCAAACGGGTCTCCGGTCGCTGCAGATTCGCTGCCAGCATAAAAAACACCAGCAGGATAAAGACCACATCGATCAATGGCGTGAGCGCAACGATCGCCCTGCGATGGCGAGATCCAACGGCTGCCTCCACGCTCATGGCTGTGGCGCCGCGGTGGGCTTCGCAACATCGGGCACCAACAGCTCACTAATGAGTCCGTCCAGGACCTGGGCAAAGCGTAAGCTGCGCTGATCCAGCAGGTTAAACGCAATGACGCTGGGTACCGCGACGGCAAGGCCAAGGGCGGTGGTGGACAAGGCGGCCCAGATACCGCCGGAGAGCATCGCGGGATCGACGGGACCGGCTGCGGCCTCAAGCGCCTGAAACGCCTCGATCATGCCCAGCACGGTACCAAACAGCCCCAGCAGTGGCGCCAGATGCCCAATCATCTCAAGCGTGCGCAGACCATCGCGTTGCTCCATGAGCACAACCGTCCCCTGTCGCTCGAATGCCTCGCGGATCGCCACGGCATCCCGCTCAGCGGCCAGCCCCTCGACAGCGCCTGCCAATAGTTGCGCAACCGGGCCCCGGTGACGGCTCAGTCGATTGACTGCCGGGTCGTAGTGCCCCGCCTGGGCCAGCGCCAAGGCCTCGCGCATCGCCCCGGAGACCCGCAATGGCGCAGACCGCAATTGCCATACTTTGGCCAGGACGATAGCCAGCGCGACAACCGACAGTATCAGCAGGAGGGCAATGACCGGCGCGGCAACTCCCAGCGCGTTCCAATTATTTACAAATGGCATTGATAAGGCCGAAAATAGAGCAAAATGTAATTAAGGAATTCCATGAAACTCAGCCAGCTTCGCTACATCGCTGAGGTCAATCGCCGCGGTCTGAACGTTTCAGCGGCGGCCGAGGCGCTGTATACCTCTCAACCCGGTGTCAGCAAGCAAATTCGCCTGCTGGAGGAAGAGCTCGGCGTACAGATCTTCGAGCGAAGCGGCAAACACTTTACCCAGCTTACCCCAGCGGGCAAAGAGATCATGCAGGTCGCTGAGCGTGTGCTGGCGGAGACCCGGAACATCGGGGCCATTGCCGAGGAGTATGGCGACGAGCAGACCGGCAGTCTCAGTATCGCCACCACCCACACGCAGGCCCGCCATGCACTCCCCCCAGCCGTCAGTCGATTTCGCGATGCCTATCCGGGGGTCAGCCTACATTTCCATCAGGGCACGCCGCTTCAGATCGCCGAAATGGTCATGGACGGTAACGTCGACTTTGCGATCGCCACCGAGGCGCTCGAGCTCTACGAGGACTTGGCGATCCTGCCCTGCTATCGCTGGAACCGCAGCATCATCGTCCCTGAGGGTCATCCGCTATGCACGGTCAAACCCCTGACGCTCGAGGCGGTGGCCGAACACCCGCTGGTGACTTACGTGTTCGGCTTTACGGGCCGCTCCCGATTAGATGATGCCTTTGCGCACCGTGGCCTTGCACCGGATGTCGTCTTCACCGCCACCGACTCTGAGGTCATCAAGACCTACGTCCAACTGGGTCTGGGGGTGGGGATCATGGCCAGCATGGCCTTCGATCCGGATCGCGATACGGGTCTCGTTGCCCTTGATGCGGGGCACCTGTTCGCGCCGAGTGTCACCAGCATCGCCTTCCGCCGGGGTGCGTACCTGCGCGGGTACATGCTGGCGTTTATCGAGACCTTCGCGGCCCACCTCACCCCGGACACCGTCGAGCAGGGGCGAGAGGCCCGCACACCGGCGGCCCGGGAAGCCCTCTACGAGCGCCTGGGCCCTGCCCTGGACCGGGCCGGGCCATAGGCGGACAATAGACATATTCCCCCTTTCCCGTAACAGGTTAAGCCCATGGATCCGGAACTGCTGGGCATCCGCCGCCACCTCAGCGATTTTCCGCCCTTCGATGGCTTATCCGATGAGCATCTCGACGCGATTACCGAGCAGATCGAGGTGTCGTATTACCGGGCTGGCAGCCACATCCTCGCGGCTGGCGATTCGATTGACGCGCTGTACTACGTGCGTAGCGGCGCTGTGGAGATCTACCGGCGAAGCGGCGATCTTTACGACCGACTCAGCGAGGGCGGCATCTTTGGCCAATACGGCCTGCTGCGCGGGCGACGGACTCAATACCCCGCGATCGCCCTGGAAGACACGCTGCTTTATCTGATCCCGGCGGACCTGTTTGATCAACTCTGCGAGGAAGACACAGACTTCGCCGATTTCGTGGAGCTCGGACGCACGCGCCCCGAGGCCTCCCAGCCAGTCTCCCAACGCAGTCAGGACATGCTCACAACGCGTGTGCGCCGACTGGTCGCGCGGCCACCCCTGATCGCGGAGGCCACCGAGACGGCCCAGGCCGTGGCCCAGCGCATTGCGGGTGAACCACTCGCCGCCGTGCTGGTGGTAGAGGCCGAGGGTGATGATCCCCGCTACACCTATG contains:
- the cysB gene encoding HTH-type transcriptional regulator CysB produces the protein MKLSQLRYIAEVNRRGLNVSAAAEALYTSQPGVSKQIRLLEEELGVQIFERSGKHFTQLTPAGKEIMQVAERVLAETRNIGAIAEEYGDEQTGSLSIATTHTQARHALPPAVSRFRDAYPGVSLHFHQGTPLQIAEMVMDGNVDFAIATEALELYEDLAILPCYRWNRSIIVPEGHPLCTVKPLTLEAVAEHPLVTYVFGFTGRSRLDDAFAHRGLAPDVVFTATDSEVIKTYVQLGLGVGIMASMAFDPDRDTGLVALDAGHLFAPSVTSIAFRRGAYLRGYMLAFIETFAAHLTPDTVEQGREARTPAAREALYERLGPALDRAGP
- a CDS encoding MotA/TolQ/ExbB proton channel family protein — its product is MPFVNNWNALGVAAPVIALLLILSVVALAIVLAKVWQLRSAPLRVSGAMREALALAQAGHYDPAVNRLSRHRGPVAQLLAGAVEGLAAERDAVAIREAFERQGTVVLMEQRDGLRTLEMIGHLAPLLGLFGTVLGMIEAFQALEAAAGPVDPAMLSGGIWAALSTTALGLAVAVPSVIAFNLLDQRSLRFAQVLDGLISELLVPDVAKPTAAPQP
- a CDS encoding ExbD/TolR family protein; this encodes MIRRGLLANLSATGRRTQGDPLLALINVVFLVLIFLMMSSALITPPPFALDPVRGEGESADFEEPARVAVSSAGSLAWGGKRLSENALIKRLEGEDAMGGVLITADGAVEANTVMGLVRRLEDAGLGPVHLHLPEREE
- a CDS encoding energy transducer TonB, which codes for MLQNASPDQTAPAGGEPARLSVVAPAQHSALATTTTTDSSVVEPRSPLPELPSEAPAPAQSTPEPEAEPEPEPELTEQPAPTPLEPSAGEGVSGKAEEADWKAELQAHLAQYRRYPRRALLRALEGDVRLALDIDAAGRILDHRLASPSRHDLLNEAVHEMVSRANPVPAPPASALAGGRLRITVPVRFTVNE
- a CDS encoding ExbD/TolR family protein; translated protein: MSVEAAVGSRHRRAIVALTPLIDVVFILLVFFMLAANLQRPETRLLIPGGASTGDSVEDALAYQVTSRGLVPVDAAATAGSPRAETETAASIAAKWEALPPAAEGQPPALTLQAGEGVGLQALMDAIERLEAAGVDEIQLMEPVE
- a CDS encoding Bax inhibitor-1/YccA family protein — protein: MAQDFRTATVGQGSAAGSVLSTNKVLRNTYALLAMTLLFSASMAGVAMATNAPPMHWLLVLGGYFGLLFLTTSLRNSIWGLASVFALTGFMGFTLGPIVSLYLSAFSNGAELVMMALGGTGVTFLGLSAYALTSQRDFSFMRGFIFAGVLVAFAGAIIAIIFSVPALSLAVSAAFVVLMSALILYQTSEIIHGGETNYIMATITLYVTIYNLFLSLLQLLAAFAGER